From the genome of Streptococcus marmotae, one region includes:
- a CDS encoding quinol oxidase, with protein MAETETTYSRSENYSQHVRGGKRRRHARQQQAHYDQSFNERLVSTKVWPAFLWSLVVSALSVANPYLMQLATNLQSQDLYAGMAMQAGQSPYGQFFGTSGVLYYLVTYIGSFFDTTIGLAGLQFIALLVAGIYFYKISAYFSNSSQAATSLQHWFYLFLLALNFGGIQASLFVLPVLFTSLWLLIRYFENAVRDEAFILYGIDAAIAFMIYPKSSLLWVVSVLVLLVYNATHHQIARGIYQALATIFGFLLIVYSVGYYTFEAQILGSAIHQTFLYELGLNFSYDGILWTVAQVGIFLVLSGFLKHFIQTVGSLEQHRHTYVKVIVLLTFFVQLFFVVASGHFAISQLVLFLPYGFIMSLIHYMPEDDDAFDDDEAYSYLRSSFYLPLLLCLFLFVQPAMTYFVEGDLTKERESLARYIRNNSKSSDTVYAWDDSAQIYLQSKRLSAATILTPTPYLDRQSNQDSLTFDLNKNKARYIAVNHQVAMLDSVQENLEANYEKVDLGTKRLSLYEKK; from the coding sequence ATGGCAGAGACAGAAACAACATACAGTCGTTCAGAAAATTACTCACAGCATGTAAGAGGAGGGAAGCGCAGACGGCACGCACGTCAGCAGCAGGCACATTACGACCAGTCATTCAATGAGCGACTAGTGTCAACAAAAGTATGGCCCGCCTTTCTTTGGAGCCTAGTTGTAAGCGCTCTTAGTGTTGCTAATCCCTACTTAATGCAACTCGCAACAAATTTACAATCTCAGGATTTGTACGCTGGTATGGCGATGCAGGCCGGACAAAGTCCCTATGGGCAATTCTTTGGCACGAGTGGCGTTCTTTATTATTTAGTTACTTATATCGGCTCTTTTTTCGATACAACAATTGGATTAGCTGGGTTACAGTTTATCGCCTTGCTAGTAGCTGGTATCTACTTCTATAAGATTTCTGCTTATTTTAGCAATTCGTCCCAGGCGGCTACGAGTTTACAGCATTGGTTTTATCTATTTCTTTTAGCACTCAATTTTGGTGGTATTCAGGCTAGTCTGTTCGTCTTACCTGTTCTGTTCACCAGTTTGTGGTTGCTAATTCGCTATTTTGAAAATGCTGTGCGGGACGAAGCCTTCATTTTATACGGAATTGATGCAGCGATTGCTTTTATGATATATCCAAAAAGCAGTTTACTCTGGGTCGTCTCTGTCCTAGTGCTATTGGTTTACAATGCGACACATCATCAGATTGCAAGAGGGATTTATCAGGCCTTAGCCACTATCTTTGGATTTTTATTGATTGTTTATTCGGTAGGGTATTATACTTTTGAGGCTCAAATATTAGGTTCTGCCATTCACCAGACGTTTTTATATGAATTAGGGTTGAATTTCAGCTATGACGGTATTTTATGGACGGTTGCCCAAGTCGGTATCTTTCTTGTTTTATCAGGTTTTTTGAAGCATTTTATACAGACCGTAGGATCGCTGGAACAACATCGACATACCTATGTAAAAGTTATTGTACTGCTAACATTCTTTGTGCAATTATTCTTTGTTGTAGCAAGCGGGCATTTTGCAATTAGTCAGCTGGTCTTGTTCCTGCCCTATGGCTTTATCATGTCCTTGATTCACTACATGCCTGAAGATGATGATGCGTTTGATGACGATGAGGCTTATTCCTATCTTCGCTCAAGTTTCTACTTACCTCTTTTACTCTGCTTGTTCCTGTTTGTACAGCCTGCTATGACGTATTTTGTCGAAGGAGATTTGACGAAGGAGCGTGAGAGTCTGGCTCGCTACATCCGTAATAATTCCAAAAGTTCCGATACAGTATATGCCTGGGATGACAGTGCTCAGATTTATCTTCAAAGCAAGCGATTGTCCGCTGCAACTATCCTAACTCCAACGCCGTACTTGGATAGACAATCGAATCAAGATAGCCTGACATTTGATTTAAACAAAAACAAGGCCCGCTATATTGCGGTCAATCACCAAGTGGCCATGCTAGACAGCGTCCAAGAAAACTTGGAGGCAAATTATGAAAAAGTAGACTTAGGCACAAAACGACTCAGCTTATATGAGAAAAAATAG